The proteins below are encoded in one region of Synergistaceae bacterium:
- the trmB gene encoding tRNA (guanosine(46)-N7)-methyltransferase TrmB, producing MRVNYGCILFPKGGDLPLNLGRLSDGLPKAELEIGFGNGEFTVQRALACPETLSMGIEVSPACVTRCARRASASGNPPNLKILCADARFMMKELFADASLDRVTMNFPCPWPKTRHARRRVTAREFIDALAAVLKIGGIFELLTDEEWYALDAQKKLAWHEAFDVLAYETNPARPITTKYERKWLEMGKNIIRLTVVKTQNFTVSRQTWEAETWEAEGKEGRIMHAKTGMPLPEGGLAFLFDASGTGPKNTRWVFKKHYAASGAAEMNGKIFLVETVSTDDEFEQRYYFKVSERRDDTLVKLDETARVFLTPAVRFSIEDLARRLRERAGENRT from the coding sequence TTGAGGGTAAACTACGGCTGCATTTTATTTCCCAAAGGGGGCGATCTGCCCCTGAACCTCGGTCGGCTTTCCGACGGTTTGCCAAAAGCGGAACTGGAGATAGGTTTCGGCAACGGGGAATTCACGGTTCAGCGGGCTTTGGCGTGCCCGGAGACCCTATCGATGGGAATCGAGGTTTCTCCCGCTTGTGTCACGCGTTGCGCGCGACGGGCAAGCGCGTCAGGCAACCCTCCCAACCTGAAGATCCTCTGCGCTGACGCCCGCTTCATGATGAAAGAACTGTTTGCTGACGCCTCCCTTGACCGGGTGACAATGAATTTTCCTTGCCCTTGGCCCAAAACGCGCCACGCGCGGCGCCGAGTCACTGCCAGGGAGTTCATCGATGCCCTCGCCGCCGTTTTGAAAATCGGCGGGATCTTCGAGCTGCTTACGGATGAAGAGTGGTACGCTCTGGACGCCCAGAAAAAGCTGGCGTGGCACGAGGCGTTTGACGTGCTTGCCTACGAAACGAACCCGGCGCGGCCTATCACAACCAAGTACGAGCGCAAATGGCTGGAAATGGGAAAAAACATCATCAGGCTAACCGTAGTCAAAACCCAAAATTTCACCGTCTCCCGACAGACATGGGAAGCCGAGACATGGGAAGCCGAAGGGAAGGAGGGGAGGATCATGCACGCCAAAACGGGAATGCCCCTTCCAGAGGGCGGGCTCGCTTTTCTATTCGACGCGTCGGGGACGGGGCCGAAAAACACGCGATGGGTCTTCAAAAAGCACTACGCGGCGTCAGGAGCGGCGGAAATGAATGGTAAAATTTTTCTCGTCGAAACGGTCTCCACCGACGACGAGTTCGAACAGCGTTATTACTTTAAGGTGTCCGAACGTCGCGACGATACGTTAGTGAAGCTGGACGAGACGGCCCGGGTTTTCCTGACTCCCGCGGTGCGTTTCTCCATTGAGGACTTGGCGCGACGTCTTCGCGAGCGCGCGGGTGAAAATAGAACATGA
- a CDS encoding RsmD family RNA methyltransferase → MKEVRPTSGRVLLALFSILSGGEAGKGFKNAVFLDLFAGTGRVGIEALRRGAPSVVMVEVLRDRARAIERSISEDFAEAGKVVVLSLELRRAIAWLLKRERLFDVAFADPPYNEGWGKSLLYTKGLEKLLKPEGIFVVEHASREGLEVPQPWVVTDARTYGETTLTFLRIIHQEAFLWNIPSAPSTLDPSIPSPTGTFTSRDGPLLFLTRFE, encoded by the coding sequence ATGAAGGAAGTCCGTCCTACGTCTGGGCGAGTTCTTTTGGCCCTTTTCAGTATACTGAGTGGCGGAGAGGCGGGGAAGGGGTTCAAAAATGCCGTTTTCCTGGATCTTTTCGCGGGAACCGGTCGCGTGGGTATCGAGGCCTTGAGGCGAGGCGCCCCCTCCGTGGTAATGGTTGAGGTTCTGAGGGACCGGGCGCGGGCTATAGAGCGCTCGATAAGCGAGGATTTCGCGGAAGCGGGGAAGGTCGTCGTCCTGTCTCTGGAACTACGGCGGGCCATAGCGTGGCTTTTGAAGCGGGAGCGCCTTTTCGACGTGGCCTTCGCCGATCCTCCTTACAACGAGGGCTGGGGAAAGTCGTTGCTCTATACAAAGGGTCTGGAAAAACTTTTGAAGCCGGAAGGGATCTTTGTGGTGGAGCACGCGTCACGGGAGGGGTTGGAGGTCCCCCAACCCTGGGTCGTTACCGACGCCCGTACTTATGGCGAGACCACCTTGACGTTTTTGAGGATCATACATCAGGAGGCATTTTTATGGAACATACCGTCCGCGCCGTCTACCCTGGATCCTTCGATCCCATCACCAACGGGCACATTTACATCGCGGGACGGGCCGCTGCTATTTTTGACGAGGTTCGAGTGA
- the coaD gene encoding pantetheine-phosphate adenylyltransferase — MEHTVRAVYPGSFDPITNGHIYIAGRAAAIFDEVRVSILINTQKRSMFSVEDRQMMAREALSYLPNVTVDHFEGLLIDYLRQQKSRVIIRGLRAMSDFEYEFQMALMNRQMAPEIETVFIVTDPKYSYLSSSSIRDIFQFGGAVHDMVPPGVFRRLRDRFPLRSRS; from the coding sequence ATGGAACATACCGTCCGCGCCGTCTACCCTGGATCCTTCGATCCCATCACCAACGGGCACATTTACATCGCGGGACGGGCCGCTGCTATTTTTGACGAGGTTCGAGTGAGCATCCTCATCAACACCCAGAAGCGATCAATGTTCAGTGTGGAGGACCGGCAGATGATGGCGCGGGAAGCCCTGTCTTACCTGCCTAACGTGACGGTGGACCACTTCGAGGGATTGCTGATCGACTATCTGCGGCAGCAAAAGTCCCGGGTCATTATTCGCGGCCTGCGAGCCATGTCCGACTTCGAGTACGAGTTTCAAATGGCTCTGATGAACCGACAAATGGCCCCTGAAATCGAGACCGTTTTCATCGTCACAGACCCAAAATATTCCTATCTTTCGAGTAGTTCCATCCGCGATATTTTCCAGTTCGGCGGCGCGGTCCATGATATGGTGCCACCCGGCGTTTTTCGTCGTCTAAGGGATCGTTTCCCGCTTCGTTCCCGTTCTTGA
- a CDS encoding DNA-3-methyladenine glycosylase: MRASLLGRGFYLQSVVPLAKALLGKTLIHVKDGVAAGGFIVETEAYAGREDPACHAYGRKNRKNRGKGPSGRHRTDVMFGPGGYAYVYLIYGMYNCFNVVANVEGEPEAVLVRALEPREGIPLMGERRKTQAIKNLCNGPGKLCMALDITRECYGADLCGDVLFITEGEPVPERQILATPRINVNYAGKAACLPYRFVIRDSAFLSTRKGIEAGIC, from the coding sequence ATGAGAGCGTCTCTCCTCGGACGAGGTTTTTATCTTCAGAGTGTTGTGCCCCTCGCCAAAGCGTTATTGGGTAAAACGCTGATTCACGTGAAGGACGGTGTCGCGGCCGGAGGGTTTATCGTTGAAACCGAGGCCTACGCCGGGCGGGAAGACCCAGCCTGCCATGCTTACGGAAGAAAAAACAGAAAAAACAGGGGAAAGGGTCCATCGGGCAGACATCGTACCGACGTGATGTTTGGCCCTGGGGGTTATGCTTACGTTTACCTGATCTACGGAATGTATAATTGTTTCAACGTGGTGGCCAACGTGGAAGGCGAGCCCGAGGCGGTTCTGGTTCGGGCTCTGGAACCGAGGGAAGGCATTCCGCTCATGGGGGAACGCCGCAAGACGCAAGCGATAAAAAATTTGTGCAACGGTCCGGGCAAACTTTGCATGGCCCTTGACATCACCAGAGAGTGTTACGGCGCGGACCTCTGCGGCGACGTTCTTTTTATCACGGAAGGCGAACCGGTTCCAGAAAGACAAATTTTAGCGACGCCCCGGATCAACGTCAACTACGCGGGGAAAGCGGCTTGTCTTCCCTATCGTTTTGTGATTCGGGACAGCGCCTTTCTCTCCACGCGCAAAGGGATCGAGGCAGGGATATGTTGA